From Streptomyces sp. NBC_00237, a single genomic window includes:
- the secD gene encoding protein translocase subunit SecD, with translation MAAPKKGRKVSGAPGRPGRALALITIVILALAGGMFASGHTTPRLGIDLAGGTSITLKAQNEPGQPNAINKTNMDTAVAIMERRVNGMGVSESEVQTQGTDNIIVNIPKGTNSKQAREQVGTTAKLYFRQVLAQTQGTPLPDPGKTPKPDPTSTKKPDAAKDPKDKDGKDGKDGKDKNSTPTPDPAKTSQGRAVTDALKAPTPPPTPGASKTPDPKQTPPAPDPATEKLQKAFAALDCTKPDQREKAGDGIKPSEPTIACGKSITGKVWDGKSWDKFVLGPAELEGTDVKKASGTFDTQRALWKVDMEFTKEGSDKFAKTTAKLMKLQQPMNQFGIVLDGNVVSAPSVSTVLSGNAEITGSFNQESAQELGNILSYGSLPLTFKEQATTTVTPALGSDQLKAGLIAGAIGLALVVIYLVVYYRGLSFVALLSLLVSGILTYTIMTLLGPAINFALNLPAVCGAIVAIGITADSFIVYFERIRDEIRDGRTLRPAVERAWPRARRTILVSDFVSLLSAVVLYAVTVGKVQGFAFTLGLTTLLDVVVVFLFTKPLMTLLASKTKFFGNGHKWSGLDPKRLGVQPPLRRSRRVSVSTEPKEA, from the coding sequence GTGGCAGCACCGAAGAAGGGCCGCAAGGTCTCGGGGGCCCCGGGCAGGCCGGGGCGCGCCCTGGCTCTGATCACGATCGTCATCCTCGCCCTCGCGGGCGGGATGTTCGCGTCCGGGCACACCACCCCCCGCCTTGGCATCGACCTTGCCGGCGGTACGAGCATCACGCTCAAGGCGCAGAACGAGCCGGGCCAGCCCAACGCGATCAACAAGACGAACATGGACACCGCCGTCGCCATCATGGAGCGGCGCGTCAACGGCATGGGTGTCTCCGAGTCCGAGGTGCAGACCCAGGGCACGGACAACATCATCGTCAACATCCCCAAGGGCACGAACTCCAAGCAGGCCCGCGAGCAGGTCGGCACCACCGCCAAGCTCTACTTCCGGCAGGTACTGGCCCAGACGCAGGGCACGCCGTTGCCCGACCCCGGCAAGACCCCGAAGCCGGACCCGACGTCCACGAAGAAGCCGGACGCCGCCAAGGACCCGAAGGACAAGGACGGCAAGGACGGCAAGGACGGCAAGGACAAGAACTCCACGCCGACCCCCGACCCGGCCAAGACCTCGCAGGGCCGCGCCGTCACCGACGCCCTGAAGGCGCCGACGCCCCCTCCGACGCCCGGCGCCTCCAAGACCCCGGACCCGAAGCAGACGCCGCCCGCCCCGGACCCGGCCACCGAGAAGCTCCAGAAGGCGTTCGCGGCCCTCGACTGCACCAAGCCCGACCAGCGTGAGAAGGCGGGCGACGGCATCAAGCCGAGCGAGCCGACGATCGCCTGCGGCAAGAGCATCACCGGCAAGGTCTGGGACGGGAAGAGCTGGGACAAGTTCGTCCTCGGCCCCGCCGAGCTCGAAGGCACCGACGTCAAGAAGGCATCCGGCACGTTCGACACCCAGCGCGCGCTGTGGAAGGTCGACATGGAGTTCACCAAGGAGGGCTCCGACAAGTTCGCGAAGACGACCGCGAAGCTGATGAAGCTCCAGCAGCCGATGAACCAGTTCGGCATCGTCCTCGACGGCAACGTCGTCTCGGCACCCTCGGTCAGCACGGTCCTCAGCGGCAACGCCGAGATCACCGGCAGCTTCAACCAGGAGTCCGCGCAGGAGCTCGGCAACATCCTGTCGTACGGCTCCCTGCCGCTGACCTTCAAGGAACAGGCCACCACCACGGTCACCCCGGCCCTCGGCAGCGACCAGCTGAAGGCCGGTCTCATCGCCGGTGCCATCGGTCTCGCGCTCGTCGTGATCTACCTGGTCGTGTACTACCGCGGCCTCTCCTTCGTGGCGCTCCTGAGCCTCCTGGTCTCCGGCATCCTGACGTACACGATCATGACCCTGCTCGGCCCGGCCATCAACTTCGCGCTGAACCTCCCGGCCGTCTGTGGTGCCATCGTCGCCATCGGCATCACCGCCGACTCGTTCATCGTGTACTTCGAACGGATCCGGGACGAGATCCGCGACGGCCGCACCCTGCGCCCCGCCGTGGAGCGGGCCTGGCCGCGCGCCCGGCGCACCATCCTGGTGTCCGACTTCGTGTCGCTGCTGTCCGCCGTGGTGCTGTACGCCGTCACCGTCGGCAAGGTGCAGGGCTTCGCGTTCACGCTCGGCCTGACCACCCTGCTCGACGTCGTCGTGGTGTTCCTCTTCACCAAGCCGCTGATGACACTGCTCGCCTCGAAGACCAAGTTCTTCGGCAACGGCCACAAGTGGTCCGGCCTCGACCCGAAGCGGCTCGGCGTGCAGCCCCCGCTGCGCCGCTCCCGCCGTGTCTCCGTTTCCACCGAACCGAAGGAGGCGTGA
- the secF gene encoding protein translocase subunit SecF — MSRLGNIGARLYRGEVGYDFVGKRMIYYGISVLITVIAIAGLGFKGLNMGIEFQGGALFTTPATSVSVEHAKEVAEKVSGHDAIVQKLGNDTLRIQVGGLDTTSATPVTEKLAQELKVPAEKINTDLVGPSWGEDIANKAWTGLAVFMVLVVIYLAIAFEWRMAVAALVALIHDLTITVGVYALVGFEVTPGTVIGLLTILGYSLYDTVVVFDGLKEGAKDITKQTRFTYSEIANRSLNGTLVRSINTTVVALLPVAGLLFIGGGVLGAGMLNDISLSLFVGLAAGAYSSIFIATPLVADLKEREPQMKALKKRILAKRASEAKNAADGDAPQDGDAVPAAAAPVVGQRPSRSRPAQGKRR, encoded by the coding sequence ATGTCGCGACTCGGCAACATCGGCGCCAGGCTGTACCGAGGCGAGGTCGGTTACGACTTCGTCGGGAAGCGGATGATCTACTACGGGATCTCCGTCCTGATCACCGTCATCGCCATCGCGGGCCTCGGGTTCAAGGGCCTCAACATGGGCATCGAGTTCCAGGGCGGCGCGCTCTTCACCACGCCGGCCACCTCGGTCTCCGTGGAGCACGCGAAGGAGGTCGCCGAAAAGGTCTCCGGCCACGACGCGATCGTCCAGAAGCTCGGCAACGACACCCTGCGCATCCAGGTCGGCGGCCTCGACACCACGAGTGCCACCCCGGTCACCGAGAAGCTCGCCCAGGAACTCAAGGTCCCGGCAGAGAAGATCAACACCGACCTGGTCGGCCCCAGCTGGGGCGAGGACATCGCCAACAAGGCATGGACCGGTCTCGCGGTCTTCATGGTCCTGGTGGTGATCTATCTGGCCATCGCCTTCGAGTGGCGGATGGCCGTCGCCGCGCTCGTCGCCCTCATCCACGACCTCACGATCACCGTGGGCGTCTACGCCCTGGTGGGCTTCGAGGTCACCCCGGGCACCGTGATCGGTCTGCTGACCATCCTCGGTTACTCCCTCTACGACACCGTCGTCGTCTTCGACGGTCTCAAGGAGGGCGCGAAGGACATCACCAAGCAGACCCGCTTCACCTACAGCGAGATCGCCAACCGCAGCCTCAACGGCACCCTGGTGCGTTCCATCAACACCACGGTCGTCGCGCTGCTGCCGGTCGCCGGACTGCTGTTCATCGGTGGCGGTGTGCTGGGCGCGGGCATGCTCAACGACATCTCGCTGTCGCTGTTCGTCGGCCTCGCGGCCGGTGCCTACTCCTCGATCTTCATCGCCACTCCGCTGGTCGCCGACCTGAAGGAGCGCGAGCCGCAGATGAAGGCCCTGAAGAAGCGCATCCTCGCCAAGCGGGCCTCCGAGGCGAAGAACGCCGCCGACGGTGACGCACCGCAGGACGGCGACGCCGTTCCCGCCGCTGCCGCCCCCGTCGTCGGCCAGCGTCCGAGCCGCAGCCGCCCCGCCCAGGGGAAGCGCCGATGA
- a CDS encoding adenine phosphoribosyltransferase — translation MTNTDTTRELLLSRIRDVQDYPKPGVVFKDITPLLADPAAFTALTDALAELCVKHGATKIVGLEARGFILAAPVAVRAGIGFIPVRKAGKLPGATLSQAYELEYGTAEIEVHAEDLAAGDRVIVIDDVLATGGTAGAALELIRRAGAEVAGVAVLMEIGFLGGRAKLEPVLHGAPLDALIAI, via the coding sequence ATGACGAACACCGACACCACCCGCGAGCTGCTCCTGAGCCGCATCCGGGACGTGCAGGACTACCCGAAGCCCGGCGTCGTCTTCAAGGACATCACGCCGCTGCTCGCCGACCCGGCGGCCTTCACGGCCCTCACCGACGCCCTCGCGGAGCTGTGCGTGAAGCACGGCGCCACGAAGATCGTCGGCCTGGAGGCACGCGGCTTCATCCTGGCCGCCCCGGTCGCGGTCCGCGCGGGCATCGGGTTCATCCCGGTCCGCAAGGCGGGCAAGCTGCCCGGTGCGACGCTCTCGCAGGCGTACGAGCTGGAGTACGGCACCGCCGAGATCGAGGTGCACGCCGAGGACCTGGCCGCGGGTGACCGCGTCATCGTCATCGACGACGTCCTCGCCACCGGCGGCACCGCGGGCGCGGCCCTGGAGCTGATCCGGCGGGCCGGGGCCGAGGTCGCCGGAGTCGCCGTCCTCATGGAGATCGGCTTCCTGGGCGGCCGGGCCAAGCTGGAGCCCGTGCTGCACGGGGCCCCGCTGGACGCCCTGATCGCGATCTGA
- a CDS encoding bifunctional (p)ppGpp synthetase/guanosine-3',5'-bis(diphosphate) 3'-pyrophosphohydrolase: MPDEAQPVATPQPDKAAAGGTPPKPPVDKPKPPVAPERANGPAPAPAVRPATPTGPTARTGGSSNRVRARLARLGVQRQSPYNPVLEPLLRIVRSNDPKIETATLRQIETAYQVAERWHRGQKRKSGDPYITHPLAVTTILAELGMDPATLMAGLLHDTVEDTEYGLDTLRRDFGDQVALLVDGVTKLDKVKFGEAAQAETVRKMVVAMAKDPRVLVIKLADRLHNMRTMRYLKREKQEKKARETLEIYAPLAHRLGMNTIKWELEDLAFAILYPKMYDEIVRLVAERAPKRDEYLAIVTDEVQSDLRAARIKATVTGRPKHYYSVYQKMIVRGRDFAEIYDLVGIRVLVDTVRDCYAALGTVHARWNPVPGRFKDYIAMPKFNMYQSLHTTVIGPSGKPVELQIRTFDMHRRAEYGIAAHWKYKQEAVAGASKVRTDVPRHKDDAVNDMAWLRQLLDWQKETEDPSEFLESLRFDLSRNEVFVFTPKGDVIALPAGATPVDFSYAVHTEVGHRTIGARVNGRLVPLESTLDNGDLVEVFTSKADGAGPSRDWLGFVKSPRARNKIRAWFSKERRDEAIEQGKDAIARAMRKQNLPIQRILTGDSLVTLAHEMRYPDISSLYAAIGESHVTAQSVVQKLVQALGGEDAANEDIAESSPPSHGRGKRRSSADPGVVVKGVDDVWVKLARCCTPVPGDPIIGFVTRGSGVSVHRADCVNVDSLSQQPERILEVEWAPTQSSVFLVAIQVEALDRSRLLSDVTRVLSDQHVNILSAAVQTSRDRVATSRFTFEMGDPKHLGHVLKAVRGVEGVYDVYRVTSARRP, translated from the coding sequence TTGCCTGACGAGGCCCAGCCAGTCGCCACCCCGCAGCCGGACAAGGCCGCGGCGGGCGGCACGCCCCCGAAGCCGCCGGTCGACAAGCCCAAGCCGCCCGTGGCCCCGGAGCGCGCCAACGGCCCCGCCCCGGCCCCCGCCGTACGCCCGGCGACCCCCACGGGCCCCACGGCCCGCACGGGAGGCTCCTCGAACCGCGTGCGCGCCCGGCTCGCCCGCCTCGGCGTACAGCGCCAGTCCCCGTACAACCCGGTCCTGGAGCCGCTGCTGCGGATAGTGCGCAGCAACGACCCCAAGATCGAGACGGCGACGCTGCGCCAGATCGAGACGGCCTACCAGGTCGCCGAGCGCTGGCACCGGGGCCAGAAGCGCAAGAGCGGCGACCCGTACATCACGCACCCGCTCGCCGTGACGACGATCCTCGCCGAGCTGGGCATGGACCCGGCGACGCTGATGGCCGGGCTGCTGCACGACACCGTCGAGGACACCGAGTACGGGCTCGACACCCTGCGCCGGGACTTCGGCGACCAGGTCGCACTGCTCGTCGACGGCGTCACCAAGCTCGACAAGGTCAAGTTCGGCGAGGCCGCGCAGGCCGAGACCGTACGCAAGATGGTCGTGGCGATGGCCAAGGACCCGCGCGTCCTGGTGATCAAGCTCGCCGACCGCCTGCACAACATGCGCACCATGCGCTATCTCAAGCGCGAGAAGCAGGAGAAGAAGGCGCGCGAGACCCTGGAGATCTACGCGCCGCTCGCCCACCGCTTGGGCATGAACACGATCAAGTGGGAGCTGGAGGACCTCGCCTTCGCGATCCTCTACCCCAAGATGTACGACGAGATCGTGCGGCTGGTCGCCGAGCGCGCGCCCAAGCGTGACGAGTACCTGGCCATAGTGACCGACGAGGTGCAGAGCGACCTGCGGGCCGCACGCATCAAGGCGACCGTCACCGGGCGGCCGAAGCACTACTACAGCGTCTACCAGAAGATGATCGTGCGGGGCCGGGACTTCGCGGAGATCTACGACCTGGTGGGCATTCGTGTCCTTGTCGACACGGTGCGGGACTGCTACGCGGCCCTGGGCACCGTGCACGCGCGCTGGAACCCGGTTCCGGGGCGCTTCAAGGACTACATCGCGATGCCCAAGTTCAACATGTACCAGTCGCTGCACACGACGGTCATCGGGCCCAGCGGCAAGCCGGTCGAGCTCCAGATCCGCACCTTCGACATGCACCGCCGCGCCGAGTACGGCATCGCCGCGCACTGGAAGTACAAGCAGGAGGCCGTCGCCGGAGCCTCCAAGGTCCGCACCGACGTGCCCCGGCACAAGGACGACGCCGTCAACGACATGGCGTGGCTGCGGCAGCTCCTGGACTGGCAGAAGGAGACCGAAGACCCCAGCGAGTTCCTGGAGTCCCTGCGCTTCGACCTGTCCCGCAACGAGGTCTTCGTCTTCACGCCCAAGGGCGACGTCATCGCGCTCCCGGCGGGCGCCACCCCGGTCGACTTCTCGTACGCGGTGCACACCGAGGTCGGGCACCGGACCATAGGAGCGCGGGTCAACGGGCGGCTCGTACCGCTCGAATCGACCCTGGACAACGGCGACCTGGTCGAGGTCTTCACCTCGAAGGCGGACGGCGCGGGACCCTCCCGCGACTGGCTCGGCTTCGTGAAGTCGCCGCGCGCCCGCAACAAGATCCGTGCCTGGTTCTCCAAGGAGCGCCGCGACGAGGCCATCGAGCAGGGCAAGGACGCCATCGCGCGCGCCATGCGCAAGCAGAACCTGCCGATCCAGCGCATCCTGACCGGCGACTCGCTGGTCACCCTCGCGCACGAGATGCGCTACCCGGACATCTCCTCGCTGTACGCGGCGATCGGCGAGAGCCACGTCACCGCGCAGTCCGTGGTGCAGAAGCTGGTGCAGGCGCTCGGCGGGGAGGACGCCGCCAACGAGGACATCGCGGAGAGCTCGCCGCCCTCGCACGGCCGGGGCAAGCGCCGCTCCAGCGCCGACCCGGGCGTGGTCGTCAAGGGCGTCGACGACGTGTGGGTCAAGCTGGCGCGCTGCTGCACACCGGTCCCGGGTGACCCGATCATCGGCTTCGTGACGCGCGGCAGCGGAGTCTCCGTCCACCGCGCGGACTGCGTGAACGTCGACTCGCTGTCCCAGCAGCCCGAGCGGATCCTCGAAGTCGAGTGGGCACCCACCCAGTCGTCGGTCTTCCTGGTCGCCATCCAGGTCGAGGCCCTCGACCGGTCCCGGCTGCTCTCGGACGTCACCCGCGTCCTGTCCGACCAGCACGTCAACATCCTGTCGGCGGCCGTCCAGACGTCCCGCGACCGGGTGGCCACCTCGCGCTTCACCTTCGAGATGGGCGACCCCAAGCACCTGGGGCACGTGCTGAAGGCGGTCAGGGGAGTGGAGGGCGTGTACGACGTGTACCGCGTGACGTCGGCGCGCAGGCCGTAG
- a CDS encoding DUF349 domain-containing protein, with product MSSDPWGRVDETGTVYVRTAEGEKVVGSWQAGSPEEALAYFERKYEGLVVEIGLLERRVKTTDLSAKDAQTAIDHLRTQVDEHHAVGDLEALAKRLDALVTTVEARREERKAEKAKQADEAKGAKEKLVAEAEELAQSDQWRSAGERLRALVDIWKGLPRLDRKADDELWHRFSHARSAFSKRRKAHFAALDAQREEARKAKEKLVAEAESLSKSTDWGGTAARYRDLMTEWKAAGRAQREFEDDLWNRFRGAQDVFFAARGETFAERDAEQGENLKLKEELATEAEKLVPVKDLKSARAAFRALNERWEAIGHVPRDARPKVEGRMQAVERVLQESEENEWKRTNPEARARAAGLTGQLQDAVEKLQKQIDAARSSGNNAKADKLARELEGRQALLDQAMKGLEEFGG from the coding sequence GTGAGCAGCGACCCGTGGGGCCGTGTCGACGAGACGGGCACCGTGTACGTGCGTACGGCCGAGGGCGAGAAGGTCGTCGGTTCCTGGCAGGCGGGCTCTCCGGAGGAGGCCCTGGCCTACTTCGAGCGCAAGTACGAGGGCCTGGTCGTCGAGATCGGGCTCCTCGAACGCCGGGTGAAGACCACCGACCTGTCGGCGAAGGACGCCCAGACCGCGATCGACCACCTGCGGACGCAGGTCGACGAGCATCACGCGGTGGGCGACCTGGAGGCGCTGGCCAAGCGGCTCGACGCACTCGTCACGACGGTCGAGGCGCGCCGCGAGGAGCGCAAGGCCGAGAAGGCCAAGCAGGCCGACGAGGCGAAGGGCGCCAAGGAGAAGCTGGTCGCCGAGGCCGAGGAGCTGGCGCAGAGCGACCAGTGGCGGTCCGCGGGCGAGCGGCTGCGGGCCCTGGTGGACATCTGGAAGGGTCTCCCCCGGCTGGACCGCAAGGCGGACGACGAGCTGTGGCACCGCTTCTCGCACGCCCGCTCGGCGTTCTCCAAGCGTCGCAAGGCACACTTCGCCGCGCTGGACGCGCAGCGCGAGGAGGCCCGCAAGGCCAAGGAGAAGCTGGTCGCCGAGGCCGAGTCGCTGTCGAAGTCGACGGACTGGGGCGGCACGGCGGCGCGCTACCGCGACCTGATGACGGAGTGGAAGGCGGCGGGCCGCGCCCAGCGCGAGTTCGAGGACGACCTGTGGAACCGCTTCCGCGGCGCCCAGGACGTCTTCTTCGCGGCGCGCGGCGAGACCTTCGCCGAACGGGACGCGGAGCAGGGCGAGAACCTCAAGCTCAAGGAGGAGCTCGCCACCGAGGCCGAGAAGCTGGTGCCGGTGAAGGACCTGAAGAGCGCGCGTGCCGCGTTCCGGGCCCTGAACGAGCGCTGGGAGGCCATCGGCCACGTGCCGCGCGACGCCCGTCCGAAGGTCGAGGGGCGGATGCAGGCCGTCGAGCGCGTTCTCCAGGAGTCCGAGGAGAACGAGTGGAAGCGGACCAACCCGGAGGCGCGTGCGCGTGCCGCGGGCCTGACCGGTCAGCTCCAGGACGCCGTCGAGAAGCTCCAGAAGCAGATCGACGCGGCCCGCTCGTCCGGCAACAACGCCAAGGCCGACAAGCTGGCGCGTGAGCTGGAGGGCCGTCAGGCCCTGCTCGACCAGGCCATGAAGGGCCTGGAGGAGTTCGGCGGCTGA
- a CDS encoding peptidylprolyl isomerase → MVTSDQRRRQLAREKFERQQQRRAERRRRAKRRTAVISAAVAVVVAAGATAFATGVFDGKDKAKDDGSNVADAPAPKKKPADPCKKAAPGEIAKLSFPKEPKLDIDKSATYKMKLATTCGEIDLDLDAKNAPRTVNSFNFLANKGYFDHTKCHRLTTQGIYVLQCGDPTAGGKGNPGYKLPDENLQDPKVKGGTYPAGTVAMANSGPNTGGSQFFLVYKDSQLAPNYTPFGTVKGGQDVLEKIAGAGESAGTGDGAPNATVVIDKATVSK, encoded by the coding sequence GTGGTCACCAGCGATCAGCGGCGGCGGCAGCTCGCCAGGGAGAAGTTCGAGCGCCAGCAGCAGCGGCGTGCCGAGAGGCGGCGCAGGGCCAAGCGGCGCACCGCCGTCATCTCCGCGGCGGTGGCCGTGGTCGTCGCGGCCGGGGCGACGGCGTTCGCCACGGGCGTCTTCGACGGCAAGGACAAGGCAAAGGACGACGGGTCCAACGTCGCGGACGCCCCGGCGCCCAAGAAGAAGCCCGCCGATCCGTGCAAGAAGGCCGCCCCGGGGGAGATAGCCAAGCTCTCCTTCCCCAAGGAGCCGAAGCTCGACATCGACAAGTCGGCGACGTACAAGATGAAGCTGGCCACCACCTGCGGCGAGATCGACCTCGACCTGGACGCGAAGAACGCCCCGCGCACGGTCAACTCCTTCAACTTCCTCGCGAACAAGGGCTACTTCGACCACACGAAGTGCCACCGCCTCACCACCCAGGGCATCTACGTCCTGCAGTGCGGCGACCCGACGGCGGGCGGCAAGGGGAACCCGGGCTACAAACTGCCCGATGAGAACCTCCAGGACCCGAAGGTCAAGGGCGGCACCTACCCGGCAGGCACGGTCGCGATGGCCAACTCGGGCCCGAACACGGGCGGAAGCCAGTTCTTCCTCGTCTACAAGGACAGCCAGCTGGCGCCCAACTACACGCCCTTCGGCACCGTCAAGGGGGGTCAGGACGTGCTGGAGAAGATCGCTGGTGCGGGTGAGTCGGCCGGGACCGGAGACGGGGCACCGAACGCCACCGTGGTCATCGACAAGGCGACCGTCAGCAAGTAG